One part of the Armatimonadota bacterium genome encodes these proteins:
- a CDS encoding flagellar protein FlaR, with translation MRRVMVIGNGGGGKTTLSLRLAEAKGLPLTEVDLIQFRPGWERTPADEVRARLDEVHDQDAWLIDGFGPWDSIERRAELADTIIFVDHPIWVHFWWACERQIAAALGQERVGGPEGCDLREVTKEMFETLWRVHENLRPMLVELVEHHPEKTIWIKSPEELDAFLAGLA, from the coding sequence ATGCGGCGCGTGATGGTGATCGGCAATGGCGGAGGTGGGAAAACGACGCTCTCGCTTCGGCTTGCTGAAGCAAAAGGGTTACCGCTAACCGAGGTCGATCTCATTCAGTTTCGGCCAGGATGGGAGCGTACACCGGCCGACGAGGTTCGGGCTAGGCTGGACGAAGTTCACGATCAGGATGCGTGGCTGATCGACGGCTTTGGGCCCTGGGATAGCATTGAGCGAAGGGCGGAGTTGGCGGACACGATCATCTTCGTCGATCATCCGATCTGGGTGCATTTCTGGTGGGCATGCGAACGTCAGATCGCGGCGGCACTGGGGCAGGAGCGGGTAGGTGGACCTGAGGGGTGCGATTTGCGGGAGGTCACGAAAGAGATGTTTGAGACACTTTGGAGGGTGCATGAGAACCTGCGTCCAATGCTGGTGGAACTGGTCGAGCATCATCCCGAAAAGACCATTTGGATCAAATCGCCGGAAGAACTGGACGCGTTTCTGGCGGGGCTAGCCTAG
- a CDS encoding FAD-binding protein produces the protein MATNWAGNQTYGSQGILAPSSVDRLRDLIVKSEKVKALGTRHSFNSGADTEGVQISTERLNQVLHLDPERHTVTVQGGISYGKLSAYLAEHGLALHNLASLPHISVAGACATATHGSGVKNGSLATAVRAIEFVNAHGDLVQLDEEDEDFHGAVVNLGALGVVTSMVLRVQHTFEVRQLVYQNLPLSELASDFDAIAGSAYSVSFFTTWRSDTIDQVWQKHVGFGGVAPETFHGATLSPVKLHPLPDHSAEHCTEQLGIPGSWHERLAHFRMDFTPSSGEELQSEFMVPRQNTYQALQEINILREKISLILHVSEIRTAASDRLWMSPAYAQDVTCIHFTWKKNWPAVQALLPEIEAALVPFRAIPHWGKLFLMRHDYLKTVVPKMGDFKALVAKHDPNGKFRNPYLDQVLG, from the coding sequence ATGGCCACCAACTGGGCAGGCAACCAAACCTACGGATCGCAAGGCATCCTCGCCCCTTCGTCCGTTGACCGACTCCGAGACCTCATCGTCAAGTCCGAAAAGGTCAAAGCCCTCGGCACGCGGCACTCCTTCAACAGCGGAGCTGACACCGAGGGCGTCCAAATCTCTACCGAGCGGCTGAACCAGGTGCTCCACCTCGACCCTGAACGCCACACGGTCACCGTCCAAGGCGGCATTTCGTACGGCAAGCTTAGCGCCTACCTCGCCGAGCATGGACTCGCTCTCCACAACCTCGCTTCTCTACCCCACATCTCCGTCGCCGGAGCCTGCGCAACCGCGACCCACGGCTCTGGCGTCAAGAACGGCAGCCTCGCCACCGCCGTCCGAGCCATCGAATTCGTCAACGCTCACGGCGATCTCGTTCAGCTCGACGAAGAAGACGAAGACTTCCACGGCGCCGTCGTCAATCTCGGAGCCCTGGGCGTCGTCACGTCGATGGTCCTACGCGTCCAGCACACCTTCGAAGTCCGCCAACTCGTGTACCAAAACCTTCCCCTTTCCGAGCTCGCATCCGATTTCGACGCCATCGCGGGAAGCGCCTACAGCGTCAGTTTCTTCACCACCTGGCGAAGCGACACCATCGACCAGGTTTGGCAAAAGCATGTCGGTTTTGGTGGCGTCGCCCCCGAGACGTTCCACGGCGCGACCCTCTCGCCCGTCAAGCTCCACCCTCTCCCCGACCACTCGGCCGAGCACTGCACCGAACAACTCGGCATCCCCGGCTCCTGGCACGAACGACTAGCCCACTTCCGCATGGACTTCACGCCGAGTAGTGGCGAAGAACTTCAATCCGAGTTCATGGTCCCTCGCCAAAATACGTACCAAGCATTACAAGAAATAAACATATTACGAGAAAAAATATCCCTTATTTTACATGTCTCTGAAATCCGAACCGCCGCGTCGGACCGCCTTTGGATGAGCCCAGCCTACGCACAAGATGTCACCTGCATCCACTTCACATGGAAGAAAAACTGGCCCGCCGTACAGGCTTTACTCCCCGAAATCGAAGCCGCTCTCGTGCCATTTCGTGCCATTCCCCATTGGGGCAAGCTGTTCCTGATGCGCCACGACTACCTCAAGACCGTCGTGCCCAAAATGGGAGACTTCAAGGCTCTGGTCGCTAAGCATGACCCGAACGGGAAGTTCCGCAATCCCTACTTGGACCAGGTGCTAGGCTAG
- a CDS encoding cation:proton antiporter, with amino-acid sequence MSDLDMMLRFMLQVLVVLTTCRLLGWLGQKFLGQSQVTMEMIAGVVLGPSVFGALAPSTQQYLFPQSDGGTRHPSMTILYVVAQIGLILYMFVIGLELDLGLIRSRSRAALGVSLAGIILPFVLGCAVYFLFLENRTDMFGHQIQPSIAAIYVGAAMCITAFPMLARIIYEAGISGTPLGTLAIGAGASDDVAAWSLLAIVLAVSKGDVFIAAWAIGGGILFVTVALTLIRKLIAHLETLEDYEKGISQSTFGLVVLILFAGAWFTDAIGVYAVFGAFTIGVAMPKGQLAKAVQTRIEPLAVNLFLPFFFVFSGLNTKIGALTSGEHWLIVGAVLVAAIGGKLGGCYAAARLCREPHRQALMIGVLMNSRGLMELIILNIGLQQGVITQTFYTIMVVMAIVTTLMATPLFRRVYGKGFAIEPTTNLA; translated from the coding sequence ATGTCCGACCTCGACATGATGCTCCGATTCATGTTACAGGTCCTTGTCGTCCTCACGACGTGCCGACTACTAGGCTGGCTCGGCCAAAAATTTCTCGGTCAATCGCAGGTCACCATGGAGATGATCGCAGGCGTGGTTCTCGGCCCCTCGGTCTTCGGTGCCCTCGCTCCGTCAACCCAGCAATACCTCTTCCCCCAATCGGATGGCGGCACCCGCCACCCGTCGATGACCATTCTCTATGTCGTCGCCCAAATCGGCCTGATCCTCTACATGTTCGTCATCGGGCTGGAGCTCGACCTCGGACTGATCCGCTCCCGTTCACGCGCGGCCCTAGGTGTCTCACTCGCCGGAATCATCCTCCCGTTCGTCCTCGGGTGCGCCGTCTACTTCCTTTTCCTAGAGAACCGAACCGACATGTTCGGCCACCAAATCCAGCCGTCCATCGCCGCCATCTACGTCGGCGCGGCGATGTGCATCACCGCCTTTCCCATGCTCGCCCGCATCATTTACGAGGCGGGAATTTCCGGCACCCCGCTGGGAACCCTCGCCATCGGAGCCGGAGCATCGGACGACGTAGCCGCCTGGAGCCTGCTCGCTATCGTGCTCGCCGTTAGCAAAGGCGATGTCTTCATCGCTGCATGGGCCATCGGCGGCGGAATCCTATTCGTGACCGTCGCTCTCACGCTCATCCGAAAGCTGATCGCCCACCTCGAAACCCTCGAAGACTACGAGAAGGGCATCTCCCAGTCCACCTTCGGGTTGGTCGTGCTCATCCTGTTCGCGGGCGCATGGTTCACCGACGCCATCGGCGTCTACGCCGTCTTTGGCGCGTTCACCATCGGCGTCGCCATGCCCAAGGGCCAACTCGCCAAGGCGGTTCAAACCCGGATCGAGCCTCTGGCTGTGAACCTATTCCTTCCCTTCTTCTTCGTTTTTTCCGGCCTCAACACCAAAATTGGCGCGCTCACAAGCGGCGAACATTGGCTGATCGTCGGCGCCGTGCTGGTCGCCGCCATTGGTGGCAAACTCGGCGGATGCTACGCCGCCGCACGACTCTGCCGCGAACCCCATCGCCAAGCCCTCATGATCGGCGTGCTCATGAATTCGCGCGGCCTGATGGAACTGATCATCCTCAATATCGGCCTCCAACAGGGCGTCATCACGCAAACGTTCTACACCATCATGGTCGTCATGGCCATCGTCACCACCCTCATGGCCACGCCCCTCTTCCGGCGAGTTTACGGCAAAGGCTTTGCCATCGAACCCACGACAAATCTGGCGTAA